CGCGCTCGATGTCGCGGTTCACCTGCTCGGGCGTCTTGTTCGAGTGCTTCGACAGGGTCTCTTCGAGCCAGGTGCGCATGCGCAGCACCTCGGCGGCCTGGATCTCGATGTCGGAGGCCTGACCGCCGCTGCTGCCACCGGTCGCGGGCTGGTGGATCAGCACGCGGGCGTTGGGCAGCGCGAGACGCTTGCCGGGCTGGCCGGCGGCGAGCAGGACGGCCGCAGCCGACGCCGCCTGACCGAGGCAGACCGTCTGGATCTCGGGACGGATGTACTGCATCGTGTCGTAGATGGCCGTCATGGCCGTGAACGAACCACCGGGCGAGTTGATGTACAGCGTGATGTCGCGGTCGGGGTCCATGCTCTCGAGCACGAGCAACTGAGCCATGATGTCGTCGGCCGAGGCGTCGTCGACCTGCACGCCGAGGAAGACGATGCGGTCTTCGAACAGCTTGGCGTAGGGGTCTTGACGCTTGTAGCCGTAGGCCGTGCGCTCTTCGAAGCTGGGCAGGATGTACCGGGAGCTGGGGGTCTGCACTCGACCCGCGCCACCCATCATCGGGAGTTCCATGAGTTCTTCTCTTTCTCGTTCTGACGAAGGGGCGAAGGGCCTAGGCCTGGTCGGTGCCGGCGCCGCCGACGACGTCGGTGGCCGAGCCGCGGATGTGGTCGACGAAGCCGTACTCGAGGGCCTCTTCGGCGGTGAACCAGCGGTCGCGGTCGCCGTCTTCGTTGATCTGCTCGACGGTCTTGCCCGTCTGCGCAGCCGTGATCTCGGCCAGTCGACGCTTCATCGAGAGGATGAGCTGCGCCTGCGTCTGGATGTCGGACGAGGTGCCGCCGAACCCGCCGTGCGGCTGGTGCAACAGGACACGCGCGTTCGGCGTGATGTAGCGCTTGCCCTTGGTGCCGGCCGTCAAGAGCAGCTGACCCATCGACGCGGCCATGCCGATGCCGACGGTGACGATGTCGTTCGGCACGAACTCCATGGCGTCGTAGATCGCCATGCCCGCCGTGATCGACCCGCCGGGCGAGTTGATGTAGAGGTAGATGTCTTTCTCGCTGTCTTCCGCAGCGAGCAGCAGCAGTTTCGCGGCGATCTCGTTGGCGTTCTCGTCGCGGACCTCAGAGCCGAGCCAGATGATCCGGTCTTTGAGCAGTCGGTCAAAAACACTGTTGGGCAGTGTCACGTCGGCCATGGTGGAGCTCCCATTCGTTGTCGCTTGTCGTCGAATCTATCGGAGCCAACGCACGGGTTCCGGGCTGTTCGCCCACGGCAGATACCGCGCCTCCGCGGCCCCGCGGGGGCGCACCCGAGAGTCCGGGAGGCGCGGCGCCGGGAACGACGGAGGGCCGGGTGCGCACTCGCACCCGGCCCTCTCGACGTGACGGGTCAGCCGACCCGCCCCTGCTGCTTACGCGTGGTCGTGACCCGCGTGGTCGTCGTCGCCGCCGACGCCGGCGGTCGCGGTGAACGCGGACAGGTCGACCGAGTCGCCCTTGCCGTCGACGACCTTGGCCTTGCTGAGCACGACCGCGAGGGCCTTGCTCCGAGCGACCTCGCCGACCATGGCGGGGATCTGGCCGTTCTGGTCGAGGACCTTGATGAACTCGCCGGGCTCCATGCCGTACTGGGCCGCACCCTGGATGAGGTACTGCGTCAGCTCGTCCTGCTCGACCTTGACGGCCTCTTTCTCGGCGATGGCGTCGAGGAGGATCTGGTTGCGGAAGGCCTTCTCGCTGCTCTCCTTCACCTCGGCGCGGTGCTCGTCGTCCTCGAGGCGGTTCTCCTGCTCGAGGTGACGGTGGACCTCGTCCTCGACGAGCTTCTCGGGGACGGGGATCTCGACGGCCTCGAGCAGCTTCTCGACGACCTGGTCGCGTGCCTGGGCACCCTGACCGAAGGTCTTCGACTTGGCCAGCTGCTCTTTCAGGTCACCCTTGAGCTCGTCGATGGTGTCGAACTGGCTGGCGATCTGGGCGAAGTCGTCGTCGGCCTCGGGCAGCTCGCGCTCTTTGACGGCCGTGACGTCGACGGCGATCAAGGCGGTCTCGCCCTCGCGGTCGCCGCCGAGCAGCTTCGACTCGAAGGTGGTGCTCTCGCCGGCGGTGAGCGACTCGAGGGCCTCGTCGATGCCCTCGATCAGTTCGCCCGAGCCGAGCTCGTACGAGATGCCCTTGGCGGTGTCGACGACGTCGTCGCCGATGGTCGCCGTGAGGTCGATCTGCGCGAAGTCACCCGTGGTGGCGGGGCGGTCGACGGTGACCAACGTGCCGAAACGGGTACGCAGGTTCGTCAGCTCTTCGGCGATCTCGTCGTCGGTGACGTCGACCGTGTCGACCGTCAGCTCGAGGCCGTCGTACTCGGGCAGGTCGAAGTCGGGACGCACGTCGACCTCGACGGCGATCTTCAGATCACCCGAGAAGTCCTTGACGTTCGGCCACTCGACGACGTCGGCCTCGGGACGGCCGAGGACGCGGATCTCGGTCTCGGTCACGGCCTCGCGGTAGAACTTGTCGAGGCTCTCGCTGACCGCGTGGTTCAGCACCTCTTCACGACCGACGCGCTGGTCGATGATGGGCGGCGGCACCTTGCCCTTGCGGAACCCGGGGATGTTGACCGACTCGGCGATGTGACCGTAGGCGTGCGTGACGCTGGGCTTGAGCTCGTCGGGCGTGACGACGATGTTGAGCTTGACGCGCGTGGGGCTGAGCTTCTCAACCGTGGTCTGGACCAATGTGGGGCTTCTCCTGTGTTGGTGGCGCTGAACTCACATCCGAGACAGCAGGTAGACGATCGTCGGGGCGACAGGACTCGAACCTGCGATCTTCCGCCCCCAAAACGGACGCGCTAGCCACTACGCTACGCCCCGTGTATCAGCCTGGAACCGGCCGTCACGCGTGAGCCCCGTTGAGGTCGGGTACGTGAAGACCGCGTCGAGTCTAGCCGACGCCGAGGGCCCGTGACTGAGCGACCTCGTCGGATGCCTTATGCTGGTCTCACCCGTGCGGCCAGGCCGCTCACGGGGATGTAGCTCAATGGTAGAGCCTCAGTCTTCCAAACTGATCACGCGGGTTCGATTCCCGTCATCCCCTCTGTGTTTGTTCGACGCCTCCGGCGTCGGCGCCGGGGGGCGCCTTGAATGAAATCTTCTCCGCACCTTGCACGCAGGCGTTGGCGGGCGCCCTCAAGGAAATCTTCTCCGCACCTTGCACGCGGGTGTCGGCGCCGGTAGGCGCCCTCGATGAAATCTTCTCCGCACCTTGCATGCAGGTGTCGGCGCCTTTCAGGGGTCTCTCGGGCGGCTCGGGGGGAAGTCGTGCTGGCGGATGATTTTTCCTGGCGCGACGTGACCCAAGATGGCCACATGAGACGCGCGACGTTCGCACGGGTCGCGCTGGTCGGTGCGGTCGTGGCCACCCTCGCGGCCGGGTGCGCCGCTCCGCCGACCGAGGCGACCAGCGCCTCCGGGTCCGGCACGATGGCCCAGGCCGCCGCCGCGCCCGGCGTCGCCGTCGCGCCGAGCTCGGGGGGCGTGCGGGTCGCGATCGTCGGCGACTCGTTGACCGCCGGGGGCGGTCGCCTGCTCAGCGAGGGGCTCACCGCCGACACCTGGATGACCTACGCCCAGGGCGACGGCATCGACTACGTGGGCGGCTACGCCAAGGGCGGCTCGACGGTGCAACAGCAGGCCGCTGCGGTGCGGCCGGTCGACGACGTCGACGTCCTCGTGCTGATGTCCGGCACGAACGACGTGCGCCTCGGACTGACCTTCGCCGAGTCCGCGGCGTCCTACGACGCGATCGTCGACACGATCCGGCCGGAGCACGTCGTCGTGGCCGCCATCCCGCCCTACGACCGTGCACCCCGGGCCGCGGCGCGGTACGAGGCGCAACTCGAGCGCTACGTCGCCGACAAGGGCTGGACCTTCACCGACCCCTGGGGGTTCGCCCGGGCGGGCGACGTCTTCGCCGCCGGCACGACCGTCGACGGCATCCACCCCACGACGGCCGGATACGAAGCCCTCGGCCACGCGTTGCGTGACACCGTCCTCGACGTGGCGGGCCCGCGGGTCGTCGCCCCGCAGGCGGACTCCCCCGCCGACCCGGCCGAGGCCGCTCCGGGTACGACCAGCTGACGACGCCCCACCCACGCTCCGTCACCCGGTCGCGGGAGTCCGCCGAACCGGAGACGAGCCGGCTCAGTGCTGCAGGAAGGCGAGCACCGCCAGCACACGACGGTGGTCGGTGCCGCTGTCCTCGAGCAGGAGCTTCTGGAAGATCGAGGTGACGTTCTTCTCCACCGCACCCGTGCCGATGACCAGCTCGGCCGCGATGGCGGCGTTCGTGCGCCCCTCGGCCATCAGCGTCAACACCTCTCGCTCACGCGGCGTGAGCGCGGCGAGCGGATCGCTGCGACGGCCCAGCAGCTGCGAGACCACCTGCGGATCGAGGACCGTCCCGCCGTCCGACACCCGGCCGAGCGCGTCACGGAACTCGTCGAACGAGGCGATGCGGTCCTTGAGCAGGTAGCCGACCCCGCCCGAGCCCGCCTCGAGCAGGTCGCGGGCGTAGGCCACCTCGACGTACTGCGACAGCAGCAGGATGCCGAGGTCGGGCCGACGGCGTCGCGCCTCGATCGCGGCACGGACGCCCTCGTCGGTGTGGGTGGGCGGCATGCGGACGTCGAGCACGGCGATGTCGGGACGGACGTCGTCGAGGTCGGCCAGCAACGAGTCGGCATCGCCGTACGCCCCGACGACCTCGACCCCGATCTCGTCGAGCAGTCGGACGAGCCCCTCCCGCAGCAGCACCGAGTCGTCGGCGACGACGACGCGGAGGGGCTGACGGGAGGGGCTCTCGAGACTCACGCGTCCAGACTAGGGGCGCGGCCCACCGACTACGGTCGCGCGGGCGGCCCGGCCGGCGGGTCGAGCGGCGCGTCGGGCAGTGCCGCGTCGGGCAGTGCCGTGTCGGGCAGTGCCGTGTCGGGCAGTGCCGTGTCGGGCAGCGGCTCGGTCATGGCCGTCGACGAGAACGGCAGCAGCGGCTCGGTCGGCAGCGGCAGCGTCGGGTTGCTCGGCACCTCGATCGTCATCGGGATGCTCACCGTGACGATGGTCGGCCCGCCCTGCGGGCTGCTGATGTCGAGGAAGCCGCCGAGGCCCACGAGGCGCTCCTGCACCCCGGCGAGACCGTGGCCGTCGCGCAGGCCGGCGCCGCCGCGCCCGTCGTCGGTCACGACGAGCTCGAGCAGTGTGCCGATGCCGTCGGGAGCCTGCCGCGTGCGCAGCACGAGGTCGGCACTGGCCGCCTCGGCGTGCTTGCCCGTGTTCGTCACCAGTTCGGACGCGATGAAGTACGCGTTGCGCTCGATGTCGCTCGGGATCACGACGCGCGCGGGCACCCGGTTGAGCATCGTGGTCGGAACCACCGAGCGGTCGACGAGCGACTCGAGGGCCGCGACCAGGCCGCGATCCAGGAGCAACGGAGGCGCGAAACCGCGGGACAGGGCGCGCAGCTCCTCGAGGGCCTCGCGGGACTGCACCCGCGCCTCCTCGATGAGGGTCTTGCTCTTCTCGGGATCGTTGTCGACGGCGCGGGAGGCCGCCGCGAGGTCCATCTGCAGGCGGACCAGGCGCTGCTGCGGGCCGTCGTGGATGTCGCGCTCGAGCCGGCGGAGGGCCGTGCCCTCGGCGGACAGGGCCGCCGTCCGCGAGATCTCGCGGTCGGCGAGCTCGACCTCGAGCTGCTCGCTGCGGAAGCCGCCGAGCATGACGGCGGCGATCGCCTGGTGCATGACGACGAACCCGTGCACGACGTACGGGTAGACCAGCACGACGCCGGCGAAGAGTGCGAGGGCGAGGACGACGAGCACCGCGCCTCCGCCGTTGCCGATCGCGGACGCCCAGTTGAAGGTGTCGAACGGCGGGAGCGCCTGGAAGACGAGCACGACCCCGAGGACCGCGAGCACCGGGCCGGCCAGCAGGCCCACGAGGACGAAGGTCGTGAAGCCCGCCACGATCGGGAAGACCACGACGCCGTAGAGCAGGTAGAGCCAGTAGTGCGGGTTGGCGAAGACCGAGACCGCCCGCACGAAGCGGTTCGTGGACCGGCCCCACTCGGTGTTGGGCGTCCAGTCGACGGGTCGGATCGGTCGGTCGCTGGCCCAGCCCAGGCGGAGCACCTCGAAGGTGCCGAACCACCGGGCGATCCAGAGGGCGCCGAAGACGACGACCGCCAGGAAGACGAGCGTGAAGAGCGAGTCGCTCGACCCGCTGACCGTGTGCAGGAACAACGAGGCGGCCACCGTCACGATGACGACGAGGACGGCCGAGAGCGCGACGTAGCCGAGTTCGCGGGGCAACTCGCGCCAGCGTCGTCGGTAGCCGCCGGGGCGGGACGGTGGTGAGAGGTAGGGGTTCGCGGCGGTGATGGTGGTCTCCTGGATCATGCCTTCGAGCCTGGTCTGAGCGGGGCGTCCACCCCATGGTGCCAGCGCCCGGAACGCCGGTGGGGTTATCCCCCCTCACGAGCCGGGTGAGGTGAGGCTGGCCTAGGTGAGCCGAGCCTCAGCTTGCTTGCGGAATTCTCCCAGACGTCTAGCGTTGCCTCCATCGTCTAGGAAAGGACCACGTCATGACCGACATCACCCGCACCGTCCCCCAGGGTTCCGTCGACCCCGACGTCGCCGCCGGCGTCGCCCAGTTCCTCAGCCAGATCGTCACCGACATGACGGCCCTGTCGGTCAACGGCAAGCAGGCCCACTGGCACGTGCGCGGCATCGCGTTCGTCGCCGTGCACGAACTCATCGACGTGGTCGTCGACCACGCCCGCGAATGGGCCGACCTCGCCGCCGAGCGCGTCGTCGCCCTCGGCCTGCCGGTCGACGGACGCATCGAGACCGTCGCCGCCAAGACGGTCATCCCCCCGACCTCCCCCGGCTTCAACCAGATCGACGTCACCATCGCCGAGCTGGTCGCCCAGATCGACGCCTCGCTCGTCGCCGTCCGCGAGGCCATCGACGAACTCGGCGAGCTCGACGCCTCGAGCCAGGACGTCGCCATCGAGATCTCGCGCGGCCTCGAGAAGGACCGCTGGTTCCTCGCCGCGCACGTCGCCGGCTGATCCGTCCCGCCGGACGGACGAAGGCCGCCACCCCGCCCGGGGTGGCGGCCTTCGCCGTGCGGCGGGCTCGCGGCGGCCGCGCGGCGACGCGCGACGGACTCGCGGCGACGATCCGTCAGGCGCTCAGGCGCTCAGGCGCTCAGGCGCTCCTCACGACGTCGGCGCTGCTCGACCGGGTCGGGCACCGGCGCCGAGGCGATCAGGCGGCGGGTGTAGTCATCCGAGGGTGAGGTGA
This genomic interval from Frigoribacterium sp. Leaf415 contains the following:
- a CDS encoding ATP-dependent Clp protease proteolytic subunit, producing the protein MELPMMGGAGRVQTPSSRYILPSFEERTAYGYKRQDPYAKLFEDRIVFLGVQVDDASADDIMAQLLVLESMDPDRDITLYINSPGGSFTAMTAIYDTMQYIRPEIQTVCLGQAASAAAVLLAAGQPGKRLALPNARVLIHQPATGGSSGGQASDIEIQAAEVLRMRTWLEETLSKHSNKTPEQVNRDIERDNILGAQEALAYGLVDQVLGSRKNQPAALTR
- a CDS encoding ATP-dependent Clp protease proteolytic subunit, whose protein sequence is MADVTLPNSVFDRLLKDRIIWLGSEVRDENANEIAAKLLLLAAEDSEKDIYLYINSPGGSITAGMAIYDAMEFVPNDIVTVGIGMAASMGQLLLTAGTKGKRYITPNARVLLHQPHGGFGGTSSDIQTQAQLILSMKRRLAEITAAQTGKTVEQINEDGDRDRWFTAEEALEYGFVDHIRGSATDVVGGAGTDQA
- the tig gene encoding trigger factor encodes the protein MVQTTVEKLSPTRVKLNIVVTPDELKPSVTHAYGHIAESVNIPGFRKGKVPPPIIDQRVGREEVLNHAVSESLDKFYREAVTETEIRVLGRPEADVVEWPNVKDFSGDLKIAVEVDVRPDFDLPEYDGLELTVDTVDVTDDEIAEELTNLRTRFGTLVTVDRPATTGDFAQIDLTATIGDDVVDTAKGISYELGSGELIEGIDEALESLTAGESTTFESKLLGGDREGETALIAVDVTAVKERELPEADDDFAQIASQFDTIDELKGDLKEQLAKSKTFGQGAQARDQVVEKLLEAVEIPVPEKLVEDEVHRHLEQENRLEDDEHRAEVKESSEKAFRNQILLDAIAEKEAVKVEQDELTQYLIQGAAQYGMEPGEFIKVLDQNGQIPAMVGEVARSKALAVVLSKAKVVDGKGDSVDLSAFTATAGVGGDDDHAGHDHA
- a CDS encoding SGNH/GDSL hydrolase family protein; its protein translation is MRRATFARVALVGAVVATLAAGCAAPPTEATSASGSGTMAQAAAAPGVAVAPSSGGVRVAIVGDSLTAGGGRLLSEGLTADTWMTYAQGDGIDYVGGYAKGGSTVQQQAAAVRPVDDVDVLVLMSGTNDVRLGLTFAESAASYDAIVDTIRPEHVVVAAIPPYDRAPRAAARYEAQLERYVADKGWTFTDPWGFARAGDVFAAGTTVDGIHPTTAGYEALGHALRDTVLDVAGPRVVAPQADSPADPAEAAPGTTS
- a CDS encoding response regulator transcription factor, with protein sequence MSLESPSRQPLRVVVADDSVLLREGLVRLLDEIGVEVVGAYGDADSLLADLDDVRPDIAVLDVRMPPTHTDEGVRAAIEARRRRPDLGILLLSQYVEVAYARDLLEAGSGGVGYLLKDRIASFDEFRDALGRVSDGGTVLDPQVVSQLLGRRSDPLAALTPREREVLTLMAEGRTNAAIAAELVIGTGAVEKNVTSIFQKLLLEDSGTDHRRVLAVLAFLQH
- a CDS encoding sensor histidine kinase, whose amino-acid sequence is MIQETTITAANPYLSPPSRPGGYRRRWRELPRELGYVALSAVLVVIVTVAASLFLHTVSGSSDSLFTLVFLAVVVFGALWIARWFGTFEVLRLGWASDRPIRPVDWTPNTEWGRSTNRFVRAVSVFANPHYWLYLLYGVVVFPIVAGFTTFVLVGLLAGPVLAVLGVVLVFQALPPFDTFNWASAIGNGGGAVLVVLALALFAGVVLVYPYVVHGFVVMHQAIAAVMLGGFRSEQLEVELADREISRTAALSAEGTALRRLERDIHDGPQQRLVRLQMDLAAASRAVDNDPEKSKTLIEEARVQSREALEELRALSRGFAPPLLLDRGLVAALESLVDRSVVPTTMLNRVPARVVIPSDIERNAYFIASELVTNTGKHAEAASADLVLRTRQAPDGIGTLLELVVTDDGRGGAGLRDGHGLAGVQERLVGLGGFLDISSPQGGPTIVTVSIPMTIEVPSNPTLPLPTEPLLPFSSTAMTEPLPDTALPDTALPDTALPDAALPDAPLDPPAGPPARP
- a CDS encoding Dps family protein, translating into MTDITRTVPQGSVDPDVAAGVAQFLSQIVTDMTALSVNGKQAHWHVRGIAFVAVHELIDVVVDHAREWADLAAERVVALGLPVDGRIETVAAKTVIPPTSPGFNQIDVTIAELVAQIDASLVAVREAIDELGELDASSQDVAIEISRGLEKDRWFLAAHVAG